The following nucleotide sequence is from Streptomyces sp. HUAS CB01.
CGTCGTGGGCGTCGACCGCACCGGGCAGGCCGAGGAGCTGAGGCGGCACGGGGCGGACGTCGTGGTGGACGACCTGGCCGAACTGATGGAGTCACGATGATCACCCACTCCGACTACACGGTCGAACCGTGGTGCCTGCGCGAGACCGGGCTCGACCTGGACGTCCTCGCCCAGAGCGAGTCCGTCTTCGCCCTCGCCAACGGCCACATCGGCTGGCGCGGCAACCTCGACGAGGGCGAGCCGCACGGGCTCCCCGGCTCCTACCTGAACGGCGTCTACGAACTCCGTCCCCTCCCGTACGCCGAGGCGGGCTACGGCTACCCGGAGTCCGGTCAGACGATGGTCAACGTCACCGACGGCAAGATCATCAGGCTGCTCGTGGACGACCACCCCTTCGACCTGCGCTACGGCGAACTCACCTTGCACGAGCGGGTGCTGGACTTCCGCGCCGGGGTCCTGCGCCGCACCGCGGAGTGGACGTCCCCCGCCGGCAGGTCCGTCCGCATCACCTCCGAGCGGCTGGTGTCGTTCACCCAGCGCGCCATCGCCGCGATCGCCTACGAGGTGGAGCCGCTGGACGGGACCGTCTCGGTGGCGGTCCAGTCCGAGCTCGTCGCGAACGAGCAGATGCCGCACGCCACGGGCGACCCCCGGGTCGCCGCGGCCTTCGACACCCCGCTGGAAGCCGAGGAGGACTCCGCCCGGGACACCCGGCTGCGCCTCGTGCACCGCACCAGGACCAGCGGACTGCGGGTGGGCACCGCCGCCGACCACCTGGTCGACGGCCCGGCGGGGACGACCTGGTCCGCCGAGAGCGAGCCGGACGTCAGCAGGTTCACGGTGACCTCCACCCTGCGGCCCGGGGAGCGGCTGCGGCTCGTGAAGTTCGTCGGCCACGGCTGGTCCGGCCGGCGCTCGCTCCCGGCCGTGCACGACCAGGTCGACGCCGCGGTCGCCGCCGCCCGCAGCACCGGCTGGGAGGGCCTGCTCGCCGAACAGCGGGCCTTCCTCGACCACTTCTGGTCCTGCGCCGACGTGGAGGTGGACGGCGACGCGCAGATCCAGCAGGCCGTGCGGTTCTCGCTGTTCCACGTGCTCCAGGCGGCGGCGCGCGGCGAGGAGCGGGCGATCCCCGCCAAGGGTCTCACCGGCACGGGCTACGACGGGCACTCGTTCTGGGACGTGGAGTCCTTCGTGCTGCCCATGCTCACCCACACCGCCCCGCGGGCCGTCGCGCCGGTGCTGCGCTGGCGGCACTCCACCCTGCCCGCGGCGCGGGAACGGGCCCGGCAGCTGGGGCTGGCCGGGGCGGCGTTCCCCTGGCGGACCATCAGCGGCGCCGAGTGCTCCGCCTACTGGCCCGCGGGCACGGCCGCCTTCCACGTCAACGCCGACATCTCCTTCGCCGTGACCCGGTACGTGGAGACGACCGGCGACGAGGTGTTCGAACGGGGTCCGGGGCTGGAACTGCTCGTGGAGACCGCGCGCCTCTGGCACTCGCTCGGCCACCACGACCCGGAGGGCGTCTTCCACATCGACGGCGTCACGGGCCCCGACGAGTACAGCGCCATCGCCCGCGACAACCTGTACACCAATCTGATGGCGCGGCGGAACCTGCTGGTCGCGGCGGACACGGCCGCCCGCCACGCCGACCGGGCCGAGGAACTGGGCGTCGACGACGAGGAGTCCGCCGCGTGGCGGGACGCGGCCGCCCGGATGGCCGTGCCGTACAACGCGGCACTCGGTGTGCACGAGCAGTCGGCCGGCTTCACCAGCTTCCAGCACTGGGACTTCGCGAACACCTCGGCCGACCAGTACCCGCTGCTGCTCCACTTCCCCTACTTCGACCTGTACCGCAAGCAGGTCATCAAACAGGCGGACCTGGTGTTCGCCATGGTGACCTGCGGGGACGACTTCACGCCGGAGCAGAAGGCGCGGAACTTCGCCTACTACGAGCCGCTGACCGTACGGGACTCCTCGCTCTCCGCCTGCTGCCAGGCCGTGATGGCCGCGGAGACCGGTCATCTGCGGCTCGCCTACGCCTATCTGGCCGAGGCCGCGCTGATGGACCTGGAGAACCTGGAGCACAACACCCGCGACGGCCTGCACATCGCCTCCCTCGCGGGCACCTGGATGGCCCTCGTCCTCGGCCTCGGCGGCATGCGCCGGCACGAGGGCAAGGACGGGGCGCGCGGCGTGCTGGGGTTCTCGCCGCGGCTGCCGGAGCAGCTGACGCGTCTGCGGTTCACGGTGCTCGTGCACGAACGGAAGGTGCAGGTGGACATCCGCGGCGACACGGTCCGGTACTCCGTGGACGAGGGCGCGCCGCTGCGGATCCTGCACCACGGCGAACCGCTGTCCGTCTCCCCGGACCGGCCGGTGGAGCGGCGTGTGCCACCGCCACCGGTGCTGCCCGAGACACAGCAGCCGAAGGGCCGCCGCCCGGCCGACCGCGTCCTCACCGGCGCACCGGCGGACGACCCCGCTGCCTGCTGACCCGTGGCGGCACTCGCCCCGCCGGCCGCCACCCGCGGCGAAGCCCGACTCCCGCGCGATGGGCCCGCCTCCCGCGGCGGGTCAGGGCCCGACGCGCGCGCCGCTGGCCGGCGTTCGCGTTCGCGACGGCGGCTCCGCCGAGCGCCGGGTTTCCCGGGCGGCGCGGGCCGCCTTCCTGCCGCGCGTCCCGCTCCCGGCGGCGTCTCGCCCGCGCGTCCGGTCCCGGCGCGGGCTCGGCCTGCGCGTGGCGTCCTGCCGATCCGCGCGGCGTCCCGGCCTCGCGACGGCGGGCGCGTCCCGGCCGCCCGGTTCCGGCACGCCGTCCTGCGTTCCCTCGCCGGGCCCCCGCCACGCGCGGTCCCCCTCTTCCGCGCCTGGGCCGTGCCCTGTGCCCCGTGCCCCTCGCCACCACCCGCCCCTTGCCGCCGCGCCGGTGTGCCGCCGTGCCCGGGTCAGCCGGCCGGCGGACCGGTCAGCCGTCGGCCGTGCGCTCCAGCAGCGCGACCGGATCCGTGGCGAACAGCTCCGCCAGCGGCAGGGAAGCGCCGCCCGTGAACTCCCGGCCGGGGGAGAGCAGATCCGTCCACCGCCCGGCCGGGAGGGGCAGCGCGGTGTCCCGCCAGCCGCCCGACTCCTCCAGCCGCAGCGCCAGCCGGGTCACCGCCGTGATCACCTCGCCCGAGCGGGCGAACGCGACGCAGTGCCCGGCCGCGGGCCCCTCCGCGGTCAGCGGCGCGTACGCACCCGACTCGCCGAAGACCCCGGGCCGCCGCCTGCGCAGGCCCAGTGCCGCCTTCGTCACCGCCGTCTTCCGGTCCTCGCCCCGCTCCCGGAACGGCCGCCGGTTGTCAGGGTCCACCAGCGCGACGTACTCGCCCTCCGTGCCCTGGTACAGATCGGGCACCCCGGGCATCGTCAGATGCACCAGGGCGGCGCCGAGCGAGTTGGCGCGGACGTACGGGTCGAGTTCCCGGGCGAACAGGGCCAACTGGTACAGGGGCGGACCGGCGGGCCCCGCCTCCACGAACTCCTGCACGGCCTGCTCGTACCCCTCGTCCGGTTCGGTCCAGCCGGTGTGCAGCCCCGCCTCGCGCGCCGACTTCAGCAGCGCCGGGCCGAGCCGCTGCGGATGGGGGACACCGAAACCGGACGCCGTCTGCCACGCCACCCACGCGAAGTGACGGTCCGGCGCCGGTGCCCAGTCCAGGCTCGCCAGCAGCCGCGCCCAGCGCTCCGGGCACTCCGACAGCACCGCGATCCGCGCCCGTACGTCCGCGCTGCGCTTGGTGTCGTGCGTGGAGAGCACCGTCCCGGTGGCCGGCCAGTCCCGGGCGATCCTGCCGCAGTAGGCGTGGAACTCCTCCGGGCCCACCGCGGGCCGGCCGGGATCGCCGCCCACCTCGTTGGCCGAGAGCAGCGGGACGTAGCGGTAGAAGGCCGTGTCCTCCACCGACTTCGCCCGCAGCGCCGACGACGTCTGCGCGAACCGCGCCCGGAAGGCGCGCTGGTCCGGGCCGTCGCCGAGCCGGCCCAGCGCCAGGTCCCGGATCACGTCGACCGCGTCGCCCTCCCGGGCCACCGCGAACACCGCCTTGGCCCGCAGTGCCGCGTCCGCCGTCACCACCTGCTCGCCGCCCGTGCGGTACGGGCGGTACACGGGCACCCGCACCAGCAGTTCGCGGATCGCG
It contains:
- a CDS encoding glycoside hydrolase family 65 protein, producing the protein MITHSDYTVEPWCLRETGLDLDVLAQSESVFALANGHIGWRGNLDEGEPHGLPGSYLNGVYELRPLPYAEAGYGYPESGQTMVNVTDGKIIRLLVDDHPFDLRYGELTLHERVLDFRAGVLRRTAEWTSPAGRSVRITSERLVSFTQRAIAAIAYEVEPLDGTVSVAVQSELVANEQMPHATGDPRVAAAFDTPLEAEEDSARDTRLRLVHRTRTSGLRVGTAADHLVDGPAGTTWSAESEPDVSRFTVTSTLRPGERLRLVKFVGHGWSGRRSLPAVHDQVDAAVAAARSTGWEGLLAEQRAFLDHFWSCADVEVDGDAQIQQAVRFSLFHVLQAAARGEERAIPAKGLTGTGYDGHSFWDVESFVLPMLTHTAPRAVAPVLRWRHSTLPAARERARQLGLAGAAFPWRTISGAECSAYWPAGTAAFHVNADISFAVTRYVETTGDEVFERGPGLELLVETARLWHSLGHHDPEGVFHIDGVTGPDEYSAIARDNLYTNLMARRNLLVAADTAARHADRAEELGVDDEESAAWRDAAARMAVPYNAALGVHEQSAGFTSFQHWDFANTSADQYPLLLHFPYFDLYRKQVIKQADLVFAMVTCGDDFTPEQKARNFAYYEPLTVRDSSLSACCQAVMAAETGHLRLAYAYLAEAALMDLENLEHNTRDGLHIASLAGTWMALVLGLGGMRRHEGKDGARGVLGFSPRLPEQLTRLRFTVLVHERKVQVDIRGDTVRYSVDEGAPLRILHHGEPLSVSPDRPVERRVPPPPVLPETQQPKGRRPADRVLTGAPADDPAAC
- the treY gene encoding malto-oligosyltrehalose synthase; the encoded protein is MTPTATYRLQLQPDFPFRAAEEAVPYLAGLGVSHLHLSPVLEAVPGSLHGYDVVDHDRVREELGGEEGLRSLARTAREHGLGLVIDIVPNHMAAVPRYNRALREVLREGPESPFARWFDIDWDAGGGKVLMPVLGERLGEELGALRVEGRTLHYGEHTFPLREGTEGLALPELLDAQWYRLAWWRLARTELNYRRFFTISDLIGVRVEDPEVFAATHGKILELVRDGVVEGLRIDHPDGLADPDGYLLRLDEATGGCWTVVEKILTGDERLPATWPVAGTTGYDALHRIDGLFTDPDGAEELLRQYRDYAAPAGDRGGYWGATVRRAAHKVVTHELAAETEALARLAERVCAADTALRDHAPWALRTAIRELLVRVPVYRPYRTGGEQVVTADAALRAKAVFAVAREGDAVDVIRDLALGRLGDGPDQRAFRARFAQTSSALRAKSVEDTAFYRYVPLLSANEVGGDPGRPAVGPEEFHAYCGRIARDWPATGTVLSTHDTKRSADVRARIAVLSECPERWARLLASLDWAPAPDRHFAWVAWQTASGFGVPHPQRLGPALLKSAREAGLHTGWTEPDEGYEQAVQEFVEAGPAGPPLYQLALFARELDPYVRANSLGAALVHLTMPGVPDLYQGTEGEYVALVDPDNRRPFRERGEDRKTAVTKAALGLRRRRPGVFGESGAYAPLTAEGPAAGHCVAFARSGEVITAVTRLALRLEESGGWRDTALPLPAGRWTDLLSPGREFTGGASLPLAELFATDPVALLERTADG